ATTTGATACCCCGAAATGTTTCACTTTGCCTGCTTGATACAGCTTTTCAAACGCGCTATTAATTTCATCGGCATCCATTAATAAATCTGGACGGTGAATAAGCAGAATATCGAGGTTATCAACACCTAAGCGTTGCAGTGATTCATCTACAGAGCTCAAGATATGACTAGCACGACTATCGTAGTATGCCACCTGAGATGTACCATTTACCTCTTTGCCCGGCACAATGCCACACTTAGAAATAATGGTCAGATCATCACGTACACTTGGCTGTAACTTTAATGCTTCACCGAATAACAATTCACAAGATGGTTTGCCATAAACAGGCGCATGATCAACCGTTGTAATGCCCAGCTCCATATGCTGTTTAATAAAGGTTAATCGCTCTTGCGCTGTCATTCCCCACAGCGCCATGCGCCAATAACCTTGAATAAAGTCAGTAAACAAAGCGTCATTACGTGGTTGTTGGTTCTTCTCAGTCATCTTTACATCCATCTTGTGTTTATCGTCGGCACTATTTGCGCTCATCGAACGTAACACAGGGATACAATGACTAAAGTGACAGGTTTCAAAGAATGAAAATAGTTCGACATGCGAGTTAATAGAGAAAAAGCACTGATAACAGCGCTTTTTCATAACTATACAACTCGAAAATTAATCCGTTAATTTACTTTTCACTTCAGGATCACTGAAGATTTCAACTAATTGCTCTCTATAGGCTCGAAGTACATTATTCTGTGGTGACTCATCACCTTTTTCTTCAATTACATCACGCCCTGCAATTTGTTTTTCTAAGATCTGACCATCATTTACTTCATAAATTTTAACTAACGTATCAGTATCAAAATTAAAAGCAGACACCCAGTTTAAATTAATACTGAAATACCATTCATTAATGTTTAATTGCATTAGCTTATCTGCTTGATTATCAGCTAATAACGTCATGATCTCACTGTCACTTGCCCCCGAAGTAACCTTAACAGCCTCAACATTCCACCCCTGTTTTTGTAAGCCGTGTAAAATTCGATGCTCAAGAAAATCTGCTAATTTTTTCTCTTTGTCGCCTTCTTCAGTCGCTAAAACTTGAGATACATGCCAATCCACGGGAATTCCAAAGGTCGCATGAGCTACGCCAATAAAATCTTCTGGCTTACCTTCTTTTACTCGCTTACGTTGGTCATTGACGGAAATTAATACTTTCTTCGTAACGTTATAGTTAGTATCTGGCGCTTGTTCATGTAAGGGGATAGGACTTACACAGCCAGTAATAAAGAACGCTACCAATAATAAGAAAAAGTACTTCATTTTAATCATGTCAACTTCCATCCTTAGATTTAAAAGCAAAATAGAGCAGGCAAGTTAACATAGAGAGAAAAGCATTTAAGTGATAATTATCATAACATTAACAACTTTATTACTTAGCATTTTCAACTTAATTGATGATACCAGCTGTAAGTACGTCGTAACGTAAACACAGTCAACACTAAGTAATATACCGCTAATACAATCGCAGGTAGCGCGTCACGATCTGACACACTGATAATGGAATACCCACAGTACACCACAATAATAGCAGGAATAACCAAGGCAGGTTTTACCGAAGAATAAAGGTTGGTAGCAAGAAGCACCACATGCGCTATTACTAAAATCAGTGGTAAGGTAATCATCAAAAACCACAACATAATCAATCCCTTTATCTATCAGTGAGCTATACATCATAGCTCTGAACAAGGTTTGCGCCAATACGTTGTGGTTTGGTGATAGGTAACTATATCTAAGTGCTCTGGGTATAAAGGCAATTAAGCTACACCGTTGCCCCCCAAAGGTTATCTAATTTTGCTAATGGCTGATTTATATTAATCGATAATTCCACATAGCTGTGCGCTAACTTAATTTGGTGATCATCGTTAAAGTCACGTCCCCAGATATTTGGATCCGATAAATCAAATGGTTTTGATATCACCTTTTTTAACCCTGCTTCAGGTTTTCGATCATTAAGTTCTAATTGAATCAGTGATTGTTGCGCCGCTTGCTGTGCCAATTCTTTATAGCCTAGTTTATCGAGTAGAAATATTGCGTGAGCATGAGTAATACCATGCAATTTATCGCCAGAGAAAAAATGCTCATCAGTATTATGATGAAGATCTTGTGTGCTGCGAGTCACGGCAAGAATACAGAGTTGATGAATATCTATCTCGCCTTTATTTAATAAGCTTGTCGGCTGGTATTGACGGTAATCCGCTAAGCCATAATAACGCCCCCAATTATCATCCATACAATTAATAATAAGTTTGGCAATATTGGTAACCATACGCTCAGTAACAACAACGTTATTATTAGTAACAGCATTTAAAAACAATGCGCCATAAATGATCCCATGACCTGAATGGCATAACTGCTGTGCGTTGAGCGCAATGGCATTTACCACTTTTCTGTAATTGGTAGTTTTAGGGCTAGCTGCTAATGGATTCATTAAATGCTGATTATCATCAACAAACTGCGCTAATCTTTCTTGCAAACTCTGCTTAGCTAAATCATTAAGCGCCCCACTGTGAAGTAGTGAATCACCTGCCAGTAATGCTGCCCCAGTATGCCCTTGAAACCATGCGTTACTGTCAATTTCCACTACATTCGCTAACGCTAAAATCCCTTTATCAACAAACTGTGTCATTGTTTTTCTCCTTGCTTTAATTTCTGTAATTTCGCCACCAGCGAGATTGATTTAAAGCAAGGATAAAACCTCAAGTTAGATTGAGGTCAAAGGAAATATTCACAATTACCAATCTAAATAGAAGCTCAGTATTCATAAGCCCAACATCAACTGCATCTAAATTACATTTTTATCAATAAACCACAAAGACATTAACATTAACTTACAAAATCAATCAGCATCCCTTAAAGGAATAATGTATCGTTCTCTAAATAATTTGGAGGATAAATGAAATTAAAATACACACCTTTACTACTCAGTTTATTTCTAAGTCAATCTGCGAATGCTTCTGAACCTCAAGCATTTATTGGCTTTGGAATCAATGATGGCATTAGTAGTGTTCATACTGATTGGGTGTCTAACCCTAGCTTCAGAGTTGGCGCTAACTTTAGTGATAAACACAGGCTTTACAGTTACTTAGAGATAGACAAAGATATATACAACCTTGTTGGTTCTTATGATTATTTTATGCCAATTTCAGACAATAAAGACTGGAGATTCTTCGTTGGTGCAAGTACAGGCATTCAAGTCGTTGAATCACATAAAGATGATCTGATTTTAGGAGCACAAACTGGTATTAATTACCGAATAAATAAGAACTTTAATACCGAGCTTGGCTATAGAGTACATGATACAAGAAGGATTTGGAAAGAGCGTAATATGTCACAACTTGATACTTTTTATATTGCTATAGATTTTGCAGTTTAATCTTTAAATCATTTACAAGTCATGTCATAAACCCTTTTTAATTCCCCATTTTTATTCATGACTTTATTACCAAATAAAAAAGCCGCTCCGAAGAGCTAACACCTATCACTTAAGGTGTTTGGAACGAACTGGATAACGAGTTTTATTGATACGAACGGCTCTCTGCTTGGGCCGTTTTTTTCTTTCAGGTAATATGTAACGCTTTACTTGTTTTCTC
The sequence above is a segment of the Photobacterium leiognathi genome. Coding sequences within it:
- a CDS encoding aldo/keto reductase, with translation MTEKNQQPRNDALFTDFIQGYWRMALWGMTAQERLTFIKQHMELGITTVDHAPVYGKPSCELLFGEALKLQPSVRDDLTIISKCGIVPGKEVNGTSQVAYYDSRASHILSSVDESLQRLGVDNLDILLIHRPDLLMDADEINSAFEKLYQAGKVKHFGVSNFSKDEFALLQSRVEKPLVTNQIEINPLQTQAIEDGTLAQLQQHRVRPMVWSCLAGGDIYNGDSEQACRVRDTLNVLKEELNADSIDQVIFAWLMRLPTKPALLLGTGKIERVRTAVAAQQLDLTHEQWYRLLEASKGHGVA